One genomic window of Leishmania major strain Friedlin complete genome, chromosome 15 includes the following:
- a CDS encoding putative ATP-dependent RNA helicase produces MWLELGLCKALIRAVSHLGYISPTPVQAEAIPAALRGVDVCARAVTGSGKTAAFLLPLAHLLLTRQPQKATALNSRRRFIRAVVLLPTRELGVQCQDMLAQLLQFTSGLTVALAIGGVAPAAQEAALDAVPDILVATPGRLVDYIHNYKNGAGLDLTGVEVLVLDECDKMLTVTLQDQVLDILQHVPEETRQVLMFSATMTKEVDEFAKEHLFKPINVDIGHIALQSKLRQQFVRIRTTPAASASTADNVGAAFTAEAAAKDGETPRETRLRQKRHRAERASADGAEDGRDSAAAVESEQEHIAKVKTRYLVALCQNYLKDKTIIFCRYRTTTHRLALVFNALGLPAVEIQGNQLQEERFQAFKKFARSEVRYLITTDVASRGLDIQGVATVLNYDLPPTLTAYIHRVGRTARIGLTGTAVSLVHEVEDADIMRKILSVSGAVNEHQVATVKRRDVPDALLAKATKDVDDVFPQVRAQLAAEQLEEKITQAEKRYGTASDGFLNEVTTKAKREWCLSREERKKRDEEARRLYEKEAEVTINHFQNELSNLEREETEILQRQRKVRRVEREKKMHEASKTKARARELRAKSEKKIQAGVVKKLKQRRIRQAAKERRAEARVQKGVAPYKHGDGKQRNKKSRHKKRMKKH; encoded by the coding sequence ATGTGGCTGGAGCTGGGGCTGTGCAAGGCTCTTATCCGCGCTGTGTCGCACCTGGGGTACATTTCTCCCACACCAGTGCAGGCGGAGGCCATTCCTGCGGCGTTGCGCGGGGtcgacgtgtgcgcgcgagcCGTCACGGGATCTGGCAAAACCGCTGCCTTCCTGCTACCGCTAGCGCACCTGCTCCtcacgcggcagccgcagaaAGCAACCGCGCTGAACAGTCGACGCCGCTTCATCCGGGCcgttgtgctgctgccgacgcggGAGCTCGGTGTGCAGTGCCAAGACATGCtagcgcagctcctccagttCACTTCGGGGctgacggtggcgctggccatcggcggcgtcgcgccTGCCGCGCAGGAGGCCGCGCTGGATGCGGTGCCGGATATCCTGGTGGCCACCCCTGGCCGGCTCGTCGATTACATTCACAACTACAAGAACGGGGCCGGTCTCGACCTGACcggggtggaggtgctggtgctggatGAGTGCGACAAGATGCTGACGGTCACTCTGCAAGATCAGGTGCTGGACATCCTGCAGCACGTCCCGGAGGAGACGCGCCAGGTGCTCATGTTCTCTGCCACCATGAcgaaggaggtggacgagTTTGCCAAAGAGCATCTCTTCAAGCCCATCAACGTCGACATCGGCCACATCGCCTTGCAGTCGAAACTCCGGCAGCAGTTTGTGCGCATCCGCACCACCcctgcggcgtcggcgtcgacTGCCGACAACGTCGGTGCCGCCTTCactgcagaggcggcggcgaaggacgGCGAGACGCCGCGTGAAACGCGACTGCGCCAGAAGCGGCACCGGGCAGAGCGGGCATcggctgacggcgcggaggaCGGGCGggacagcgctgccgccgtggaaAGTGAGCAGGAGCACATCGCCAAGGTCAAGACGCGCTACCTCGTTGCCCTTTGCCAGAACTACCTAAAAGACAAGACGATCATCTTCTGCCGCTACCGCACGACCACGCATCGACTAGCTCTCGTGTTCAACGCACTGGGCCTGCCTGCCGTGGAAATTCAGGGCAACCAGCTGCAGGAAGAGCGCTTTCAGGCCTTCAAGAAGTTTGCGCGCAGCGAGGTGCGGTACCTCATCACCACGGACGTGGCGTCGCGCGGGCTCGACATTCAAGGAGTGGCCACGGTGCTCAACTACGACTTGCCGCCGACTCTCACTGCCTACATCCACCGCGTGGggcgcaccgcgcgcatTGGGCTGACCGGCACCGCGGTGTCCCTCGTGCATGAGGTCGAGGACGCCGACATCATGCGCAAGATCCTCTCGGTGAGCGGAGCCGTCAACGAACATCAGGTAGCGACTGTGAAGCGCCGCGATGTACCGGATGCGCTGTTGGCCAAGGCGACCAAAGACGTCGACGACGTGTTCCCGCAGGTGCGCGCACAGCTGGCGGCCGAGCAGCTTGAGGAGAAGATTACCCAGGCCGAGAAGCGCTACGGCACCGCCAGCGACGGCTTCCTCAACGAGGTGACGACAAAGGCGAAGCGGGAGTGGTGCCTCAGCCGCGAGGAGCGAAAAAAacgcgacgaggaggcgcgccgGCTGTACGAGAAGGAGGCAGAGGTGACTATCAACCACTTCCAGAATGAGCTGTCGAACTTGGAGCgggaggagacggagattctgcagcgtcagcgcaAGGTGCGCCGCGTGGAGCGGGAGAAGAAGATGCACGAGGCGAGCAAGACCAAGgcccgcgcgcgcgagctgcgcgcgaAGAGCGAGAAGAAGATCCAAGCCGGCGTTGTGAAGAAGCTCAAGCAGCGAAGGATCCGCCAGGCTGCCAAGGAGCGGCGTGCCGAGGCTCGCGTGCAGAAGGGCGTTGCTCCCTACAAGCACGGTGACGGTAAGCAGCGCAATAAGAAGTCTCGCCATAAGAAGCGCATGAAGAAGCACTGA
- a CDS encoding putative protein phosphatase 2C, which produces MKMPVKRKSSSSHDNGSKHGNGNKGIIVKMKKQAEDDDFEKFLSELSKTTRHIGAERTERMVKEGRAREGQRKKHADLAKQRSTNELENALINRQKSMQLQQLLAELLTAQRPFGSKPMTDFRSETHTDNPNFNVAVGDMQGWRAHMEDAHLVNVKFLSGSADSKEGYFGVFDGHSGVQSANLCSQIFSSAVEKYATPAGNHHHIIDFEKAFLDVDRQLKAALGEGGSGCTAVTVYVSPEEMTCAWVGDSRAVLCRNGGAFDLSHDHKPDVAAEKERIEAAGGFVQDNRVNGQLAMSRAMGDFVYKRDTKREVTQQLVVPVPGVITTKRSAGDSYVAIACDGIFDVLSSEELIEFINDKKAKGMSNIDICKDVCNRCLAPSSPEGGPAVAEGTDNMTIMIVDLK; this is translated from the coding sequence ATGAAAATGCCCGTGAAGCGAAAGAGTAGCAGCTCCCATGACAACGGTAGCAAGCACGGAAATGGCAACAAGGGCATCATTGTCAAAATGAAGAAGCAGGCGGAGGACGATGATTTCGAGAAGTTCCTTTCTGAGCTCTCGAAGACGACGCGGCACATTGGTGCAGAGCGGACGGAGAGGATGGTCAAGGAGGGAAGGGCTCGCGAAGGCCAGCGCAAGAAGCACGCCGACttggcgaagcagcgctcgACTAACGAGCTGGAGAATGCGCTAATCAACCGCCAGAAGAGtatgcagctgcagcagctgctggctgaGCTCCTTACCGCGCAGCGTCCCTTCGGTAGTAAGCCCATGACGGACTTCCGTAGCGAGACGCACACCGATAACCCCAACTTTAACGTCGCGGTTGGCGACATGCAGGGCTGGCGCGCACATATGGAGGATGCGCATCTGGTAAATGTAAAGTTCCTGTCGGGCAGCGCAGATAGCAAGGAGGGCTACTTCGGCGTCTTCGACGGCCATTCCGGCGTGCAGAGCGCCAACTTGTGCAGCCAGATCTTCTCCAGTGCTGTGGAGAAGTACGCGACGCCGGCAGGCAATCACCACCACATCATCGACTTTGAGAAGGCCTTCCTTGACGTCGATAGGCAGCTCAAGGCCGCGctcggcgagggcggctCTGGATGCACGGCTGTCACCGTGTACGTGTCCCCTGAGGAGATGACGTGCGCGTGGGTTGGCGACTCGCGTGCGGTGCTATgccgcaacggcggcgcctTTGACCTGTCGCACGACCACAAGCCGGACGTGGCGGCCGAAAAGGAACGCATCGAGGCGGCCGGCGGATTTGTGCAGGACAACCGCGTGAACGGGCAGCTGGCCATGAGCCGCGCCATGGGCGATTTTGTGTACAAGAGGGACACCAAGCGGGAGGTAACGCAGCAGCTTGTGGTGCCGGTGCCCGGCGTAATCACAACAAAGCGGAGCGCCGGCGACTCGTACGTGGCCATCGCCTGCGACGGCATCTTCGATGTGCTGAGCAGCGAGGAGCTCATCGAGTTTATTAACGACAAGAAAGCGAAAGGCATGTCGAACATCGACATCTGCAAGGATGTGTGCAACCGATGCCTCGCACCGAGCTCACCGGAGGGCGGCCCGGCCGTGGCGGAGGGCACCGACAACATGACCATCATGATCGTGGATCTCAAGTAA